A stretch of Mustela nigripes isolate SB6536 chromosome 6, MUSNIG.SB6536, whole genome shotgun sequence DNA encodes these proteins:
- the RHNO1 gene encoding RAD9, HUS1, RAD1-interacting nuclear orphan protein 1 isoform X1 yields the protein MPPRKKRRQRSQKGQLLFQEPPLEGPKHHYGSPQLTITHTRQVPSKPIDHNTITSWVSPQFDTTAEGWFPVNQKRHHRNQARHSSRKSTTSKFPHLTFESPLPSSGSAALGMPLARECPGQSEKRISGRSLVPVLSPQSYGEVSAHVLQNLPYVFIPPDIQTPESSFVKEGPVSPNQRECSLLSGSFHTSTPKSPEAGPVLVKDTPEEKYGIKVTWRRRRHLFTYLRERGKLNKNQFLVKNSLDSSDSSSLEKFS from the exons ATGCCTCCCAGAAAAAAACGCCGCCAGCGTTCCCAGAAAGGCCAGCTGCTATTCCAAGAACCACCACTGGAGGGCCCCAAACACCACTATGGCTCTCCCCAGCTTACCATCACCCACACGAGACAGGTGCCCAGCAAGCCCATTGACCATAACACCATCACTTCCTGG GTATCACCTCAGTTTGATACGACAGCAGAAGGCTGGTTCCCAGTGAACCAGAAGCGTCATCATCGAAACCAGGCAAGACATTCAAGTCGAAAATCCACCACTTCCAAATTCCCACATCTAACATTTGAGAGTCCGCTGCCTTCCTCCGGTTCAGCCGCACTTGGGATGCCCTTGGCCAGGGAATGCCCTGGTCAGTCAGAAAAGCGCATTTCTGGAAGGTCCTTAGTTCCAGTGCTCAGTCCTCAAAGCTATGGGGAAGTGTCAGCACACGTGCTTCAAAACTTACCTTACGTATTCATTCCACCTGATATCCAGACCCCAGAGTCATCGTTTGTGAAGGAGGGGCCCGTTTCCCCCAATCAGAGGGAATGTAGCCTTCTGAGCGGCTCCTTCCACACTAGTACTCCCAAGAGCCCAGAGGCTGGGCCTGTTCTAGTTAAAGACACCCCTGAAGAGAAGTATGGGATCAAGGTCACATGGAGGAGACGACGCCACTTGTTTACTTAcctcagggagagagggaagctgaaCAAAAACCAGTTCCTTGTGAAGAACTCACTGGATTCCTCAGACTCCAGCAGTCTTGAGAAATTTTCATGA
- the RHNO1 gene encoding RAD9, HUS1, RAD1-interacting nuclear orphan protein 1 isoform X2, with protein MPPRKKRRQRSQKGQLLFQEPPLEGPKHHYGSPQLTITHTRQVSPQFDTTAEGWFPVNQKRHHRNQARHSSRKSTTSKFPHLTFESPLPSSGSAALGMPLARECPGQSEKRISGRSLVPVLSPQSYGEVSAHVLQNLPYVFIPPDIQTPESSFVKEGPVSPNQRECSLLSGSFHTSTPKSPEAGPVLVKDTPEEKYGIKVTWRRRRHLFTYLRERGKLNKNQFLVKNSLDSSDSSSLEKFS; from the exons ATGCCTCCCAGAAAAAAACGCCGCCAGCGTTCCCAGAAAGGCCAGCTGCTATTCCAAGAACCACCACTGGAGGGCCCCAAACACCACTATGGCTCTCCCCAGCTTACCATCACCCACACGAGACAG GTATCACCTCAGTTTGATACGACAGCAGAAGGCTGGTTCCCAGTGAACCAGAAGCGTCATCATCGAAACCAGGCAAGACATTCAAGTCGAAAATCCACCACTTCCAAATTCCCACATCTAACATTTGAGAGTCCGCTGCCTTCCTCCGGTTCAGCCGCACTTGGGATGCCCTTGGCCAGGGAATGCCCTGGTCAGTCAGAAAAGCGCATTTCTGGAAGGTCCTTAGTTCCAGTGCTCAGTCCTCAAAGCTATGGGGAAGTGTCAGCACACGTGCTTCAAAACTTACCTTACGTATTCATTCCACCTGATATCCAGACCCCAGAGTCATCGTTTGTGAAGGAGGGGCCCGTTTCCCCCAATCAGAGGGAATGTAGCCTTCTGAGCGGCTCCTTCCACACTAGTACTCCCAAGAGCCCAGAGGCTGGGCCTGTTCTAGTTAAAGACACCCCTGAAGAGAAGTATGGGATCAAGGTCACATGGAGGAGACGACGCCACTTGTTTACTTAcctcagggagagagggaagctgaaCAAAAACCAGTTCCTTGTGAAGAACTCACTGGATTCCTCAGACTCCAGCAGTCTTGAGAAATTTTCATGA